ACCCGACGCGACAGGTCTCACGCGCTCGGAATGCCGCCTGCTGGGGTGTCAGACGGCTTCGGATACTGGCCTCATGCGCGCACCGGTGGAGGGGGCGCGGACCTGGAGGCGGCATGAGCGCGGCGGTGGAGCGGACGGCGGGGTTGGGGGTGGTGGAGGAGCTGCGCGAACGGATCCGCCAGTTGCAGGCGGCGCCCCGGCGCGCGCTGTCGGTGCTGCGCACGGGCGTGGACGCGGTGGACGCGCTGCTGCCGCAGGGAGGCCTGCCGCTGGGCACCTCCGTGGAGCTGTGCGGCGAGGCCGCGTCGGGGCGCACCAGCCTGGCGCTGCGCGCGGTGGCGTCCGCGCACCGGGAGCTGCGCCTGTGCGCGTGGGTGGACGGTCCGAAGGAGCTCTATCCTCCTGCCGCGGCGGCGCTGGGCGTGGACCTGAAGCGGCTGCTCGTCGTGCGGCCCCGGGCCTTCGCGCAGCGGGTGTGGTCCGCCGTGCAGCTCGCGCGCAGCGGCGCCTTCACGGCGGTGGTGCTGGACCTCTCGCATGGCGTGGGCGCC
This genomic stretch from Corallococcus macrosporus harbors:
- a CDS encoding ImuA family protein encodes the protein MSAAVERTAGLGVVEELRERIRQLQAAPRRALSVLRTGVDAVDALLPQGGLPLGTSVELCGEAASGRTSLALRAVASAHRELRLCAWVDGPKELYPPAAAALGVDLKRLLVVRPRAFAQRVWSAVQLARSGAFTAVVLDLSHGVGAAGRPERLALTEARKLVDAASRGGTLVLLLTSPEAPADGLARLRLEARGVQGWSVELERSRGGGVGTRVVRPWRELYPEVGLDAGAPLLDTDVDQAGDAGPGFYRDASDRVRNGLGILGQRPGRDAPMPSMGDALSPEGR